AAAGATCCAATTAAGCTTGTTTCATGACAACAGCACATTAACGTAACTAATTACCTCTTAATTGTGTTTCCAAAGAAGAACAAAAAACACATTATTTAAGATCTTGAATTACCCGTAGGACAAGTTCCTCTCACTTCCTACTTGCTGTGGAGATGACCTCATCTCAAGCTTTGAGCTGATGATTGGGCCGTCAAAGCCCTTACTGCCCAAGGAGTCGCCGGACAATGACATGATCGGATCCAttgagccgccgctgccgccacccgcCTCCATCATGCACGACGGCGCCATCTGGAGAAGCTCATCGGCGCTGCCACCACTCTTGGCCTGCTCATCATCGCCGTTGCCCCACATCATCGGGCTCTTCCCGGTGGAGCAGCTCCTGACTGTTGCTGATCCAATGCAGCTCTCGTTGAACGCCAAGAAGCTGTCCATGGCCATGGTCGGCCTCATCTCCATGTGCTGCTGCAGATCCAGATGGCTCGACGACCCTCCATACAGGGTGAGGTCCTGGAAGCTCATGGAGCCGCCGAGGTCGAGGGCCGGCGCCTGGCTGCCACCTAGAGATCTGTACCCGGCGGCAGCAGGCCACGTGGCGCAATCGCTGGACGCGAGGGTTTGGTAGGCTTTCTCCAGGATGGACTGCATGTACTTCCCCTGGGCCTCCACTCTCATCTGGAGGTGCTTCTGCACCTGCACATACACAACACATGGCATATTGGCATCATTGCAAAGTGATCACAGCCTTGAAAGTGAAAATGCACCTGCATGGGGATGCCACATAATGTTGGCGTCATGGCAATGCAAAGTGATAATTTCTTCTGCCTTAAAAAAGGTTAAAATGCATATGTACCAAGCTCATGAGTGCTACCAAAAAGACGTGTGCCAAGTAAAGTAGTAAACTTCCCATGAAATATTCTTGCAACCAAGCAAGCATGGAGGTTCACATGGACCAACATGCATGTGTAAAGGACAAGCATCATTGCCATATCAGCTGCCAGCAACTCGGCAAGATTAATGTAAGTTTCCTCGGAACGTTCTTGCATGCATTGCATGCAAAGTACAGAAGAAACATGCATGTTTGTGGTTGATGTAGGGCCAGGAACAGATCATAGTTGTACCATGTATATCAGTATATATATGTATGTGTAAACTTCCCAAAATTTTAGATGCCAAAATGTAATTAATTTATACCTCCAGCTGCTCATGGAGCCTTCTTTGGACCTCCATCTGCATCCTTAGTGACTCGTTCATGTGCGTGCTGCGGCTGTGGTGGTTATTTGACGACACCAAATGAACGTTAGCTAGCAGTCTTTTGGAAATGCACTGTATAATCTGTATATGATGTTGTGAAGCTTACTCGTTCATGCTTCTTCCCATCATACCCGAAGACGAAGAGGCTGCATTCCGTTGCATCTCCATAGCTGCAGGTAATTTGAAGGTGTAGTTTATTAAGGCGATGATATGAACAAGAGATAGAGTACTACTTTGCCTTTTTGACCAAAAAAGAGAGATTGCCAAAAGAGAGAGTAAACTTGGCAGCTAGGTTAAGCACCTAGGCATAACAGGTTGCTTCGGAAAGACACTAACACGCATGCATGTAACATATTTCCAGATGAATAAGCTAGGTTTAACTATGACTTAAGTGAGGGAATGCAAACATATATGTGAGATCTAGTAGATAACTGAACCATGATATGTAGAACAGAAACATGATCCATGCACATCAATTTTAATAAGTAGATCTTATGATTTACCATCCTTGACCGAGTGATCACCGAACTCCTTGTGCTGCTTCCCTAGCCTGAATTTCTGAGAACAATAAAACCAGAAACCAAAACACATATgagatctagagagagagagagagagagagagagagagagagagagagagaaacaaaaACCTAATTCTGCCCATGCACACGCACCTGAAGATGACTCTTGAGATGGTAAAGCGTGAGGCCCTTGACTCCCATAACCCTCATAATAGTCTTCGGAGTTGCCTCTGTCATGAAGCAAAATCGACAAGTCACTAACAACCCCAAAAATTATCCAAACCTGGACTGAAACAAGCATGAATGGGTCGATCTCCTCACTGTCCGGGCCTCCGAGCTGCGCGACGGCATCGACGAAACGGTCGTGGAGCTCGACCGTCCACCGGAGCCGGGGCTTGGGGTCGGTGGTGAGGACGAGGCCGGAGTCGCACGCGGCAGCGGCGGCCCGATCGTGAACTGACGACGGGCTCACGTCGGGCTTCTTGGAGGAAGCAGCTGCAGCAGCCGGGAACATTCTATTCTCCCCCCTCGGCCGCCCCTCTTAAATCCTTCTCTCTCTAGAGATCTTTTTCCCTCTCTGATCAATCTCTGCTACAGATTTGGACGAGATTCAAGAACAAGGAATAGGGTTCGCTCCCGCACGCAGAACGAGGCTCGGGAGGGTATATAGTCGTGGTAGTAGACGCGGTAGTGGTGGTGGTACTTCCCTTGGCTGTCTTCTTTCTCgatatgctctctctctctctctctctctctctctctctctctctctctctctctctctctccctctctctctgctttaGTGGCTTTGTTTCTTTatctttcttctctctctctctctctctactcgtGGAAAGCTCATGGACGGGTGATGATATTCTCCAGGGAGAGGAAAAGCCACCGCCAACCACTGGAAGCCTCGCTGCTGTCCTGACGCCCGCCTCTTTTCTAAAGATGAGACTGAGAGAGAGGTGTCCATTCAACAAACGAATTTTGTCATCTCTAAGCTTCTCTCAAAGTATTAACTAATTATAGCAGGCCAGCTCCTTTGATGCATGGAGATTTTGCAAGGGGGGTACATGCCGCGTGTAATAAGCTATTGACTGGCTAAAGCATCACTAAATTAATACCATCTGCTTGTGGGTGTCATACTTGTCAAAAGAGTGTTTTCCAGACAGTATTATGGTTGGCTGAGATGCTATTTAATTAAGTACAACCGATGATATATCCATCTTGTTTTGAAGTTCATGGCTCATTTGTATACATACAAATTATGATTGCTACTTTTATTTTTAAGCTTTAAAGATGATGATTGCAGTCTGAAAATCTAAATAGCTCCCACATCATCTGGAGACAATAGGCTTTCGAACACATTGTTAACTTGCATTTTGGTACGTACCAACATACAATAATCCACATTGATTAGCTAGTTGTATCATTAATCTTGTATCTTATCTAACCGGTGGAACTATATTTCCTTGGTGGTGTAATGCAACcattttttctggaatatatgGAACTTTACTTATCCTTACCGTTGCATCGAGCCAATACACATACAACCACGCACGAGTTAAAATTCCTGACCTTTACATAATTAGGATGCACATGGCTAATGAAACTAAAGCCAAGCCTAAAATAAAAGTAGTCCCAAGACAAGGAAAACATTTTTTTTAGCGGGACAAGGAAAACAACTTAGGTCGAGGAGCTTTGGTACGGAGATTAGACCGACATCTATCCAGGCTAGCTAGGCAAACAACTTCCATGGTCACCCTTTCCAGTTGCGCGCAGATTGCAGTGGCCAACTCCCATCTATTTGATAGCTAATGTGTATATGAGTACACAACCTACGATTTTTCTCTTGTCAAAGACCGTGTCATTTCTGAAAAGCCAAACCGAGATAACAACTAGTAGAAATGCCACTCCAATTAGGACGTAATTGCTTACGGAGATTATCTTTTTTTGTGGATTAAGGAGATTATCTTTGAAGTAACTCTACTTGGTTGTCAAAGGGTTCAACCTGGTCGCAAGGATTCCTTGGTGGGATACTCAGCCATGTAAGTCACACGGTATCAATATAGATAATGTTAAGCCGGCATTGAGAATGTTTGCTTGATGTCCATGAAAATTCCAAACAAATATGTTCTTCAATCATATTGCTCTGCTAAAGTGGCTAATGCTTGACAAGGGACCGTCAGGGATGATTTGGTCTAGTTGCAACTGCAATATGTCCAAGCGCTATCGCTTGCTTGAGAAATGACTCAATTCTGAAAGCCGCCCCAACTTTTATACTCCATATTCTAAAAACTTCTATGTGGAATCACAACAAGTCAGGAAAGAAATAACCACAAATCTTGTAGTGCGAACAAGTAAAAGAAATCCTATAGTGCGTACAATATACGGGCACTACTCCACTAAAAAAAACTACATGCACTACTAACATGCATGTCCAAGAGTAGCGTATCAAATTAAGAAACATAATTGTGAGTAGGAGTCATACTTTAATGAGTACTTTTATATCATCGGTGCATCAAATCATCAACGGGCCAAGCTATGCATTCATAGATAATGATGCATGGGAAAGGAGTGTATGCCCCCAAACACCACCAATCATCATGTCTAAATGATAGCTTCCAGATTATATGGGAATTTGGAAGGCATGTGTTTGCATTGAGCCCCGGGACTTGTTAGTTGGAAAACTAGACATCACAACATTCCCAACAAAAAAGTAACCGATCACTAAAGCCACCATTGCCTCGGAGCTGATCGGAGCAACCATGCATCTTTCCCTTTATCTGAACCCATTATTATCAGCCCTTTTCTGATGTACCCGTGTGATCATTTTTAGTTTAGACACCAGATAAATCAAGGACATATATCTGTCACACTCATTTGTGTTGATTGCCCAAGCCAAATATGTTCCCCCTTTTAATTCTTCATTTGTTTTTAAGGGAGGATGGTGCTTTATATTGATTACGAATAAGAGAATTTATATAGTCA
The sequence above is drawn from the Triticum aestivum cultivar Chinese Spring chromosome 7A, IWGSC CS RefSeq v2.1, whole genome shotgun sequence genome and encodes:
- the LOC123149241 gene encoding myb family transcription factor IPN2, coding for MFPAAAAASSKKPDVSPSSVHDRAAAAACDSGLVLTTDPKPRLRWTVELHDRFVDAVAQLGGPDKATPKTIMRVMGVKGLTLYHLKSHLQKFRLGKQHKEFGDHSVKDAMEMQRNAASSSSGMMGRSMNDRSTHMNESLRMQMEVQRRLHEQLEVQKHLQMRVEAQGKYMQSILEKAYQTLASSDCATWPAAAGYRSLGGSQAPALDLGGSMSFQDLTLYGGSSSHLDLQQHMEMRPTMAMDSFLAFNESCIGSATVRSCSTGKSPMMWGNGDDEQAKSGGSADELLQMAPSCMMEAGGGSGGSMDPIMSLSGDSLGSKGFDGPIISSKLEMRSSPQQVGSERNLSYG